AGAACTTGTCTGTTTGGCGAAAGAAAACATTGTGGATGTCAAAGCTGGTATGAATAAAGCTGAGAAAGATATTTCAGAAGCAAGTTTAGAAACTGAGCTCAGTAATTATAGTGAATATGCAGGTTATGCCAATATCGTCAATACCCGTATTGATGAACGCTTGATTCATGGGCAAGTAGCTGGGATTTGGTCAACAAGTTTGGATACACAAAGAATTATTGTGGCAAACGATGAAGCAGCCTCAGATCCTTTGCAAAAGACTTCTCTTAGAATGGCGGCACCTACTTCTATGCGATTATCGGTTCTACCTGTTGCAGAAGCTGCGGGAAATATTTGTGCTGGTAAATATGGTAAACAAAGGCTGTTCTTGTTATTCAAAAACCCAGCAGATGTTTTAAGGTTTATTGAAGCAGGCGGACCAATCGAGACTGTGAATGTTGGCAATATGAGTTACAAAGAAGGCGCTCGTGAAATAACGAAAAGTATTCAGGTTTTAGAAAATGAAGAGAGTATTTTTGAATCGATTGCTTCAAAAGGGGTAAATGTTACGGCTCAATTAGTTCCAAATGACCCGGCAATTGATTTTATGAAGAAAATGAAAAGTAAAAATTAATATATTATCTCACTTTGAAATGTGCCAGGAAACACAGTGAATGAAATGAACTGATGTTGAAAAGTACAAGGTGTATCGAAGCGGAACGTTGTTACCATATCTAGTTACGCGGGCTAGCTCTTCGGGAAAAAGATAAAAATAGAGTGAGACAAAAAGCGTCTCAATCGATTTTTCCTATTTTCCTGTCAGAGCTGAACGAGCCCGCTACGCTTTTAAATTATCTAGCTGCACAAATCAATCCTTAGGAAAATAGATAAATTGTCAGTGAAACAAAGAACGTTTCAATGTCAATTTCCTAATTTTCTACAGGATTAACCGATTTGTTCCGCTTTTAAAATTAGGAGGAAAATTCATGCATTTAGCGGCGTATCAAATTATTCTTATTACGGTTTATGCTTTTATTGCAATTAATGATTCACTTATTTCAAATACGTTGACGCAACCTGCCATTGCCGGAATGATTTCAGGGATGATCATGGGGGATTTGAAAACAGGGTTGATGGTCGGTGGGACTTTACAGCTTATGCGTTTAGGAATTGCGGCATTTGGTGGAGCTTCTGTACCGGATTATTTTACTGGAGCGGTGCTTGGGACAGCCTTTGCGGTTATTTCAGGTAAGGGAGCTGAATATGGGATCGGTTTAGCTGTGCCAGTATCACTATTGATGTTACAGCTGGATGTTGTGGCACGGTTTTGTAATGTGTTTCTGTTGCATCGTGTCGACAAAGCAATCGATAATATGCAGGTCAAACGGATTCCACGTTTAGTATTGTCAGGTTCATTTTTATGGGGATTGTCTCGTGCTATTCCAATTTTATTGATGCTGTTAGTTGGCGATGCAGCAGTTACGACCATTACTGAAAATATGCCGGAATGGTTGATGACGGGTCTGAAAACAGCAGGTGGTGTTTTACCAGTGGTGGGTGTCGGTATTTTACTACGTTACTTACCGACTAAACAATATATTCCTTATCTATTATTAGGATTCTTTTTGGCCGCTTATCTACAAGTACCAATGCTAGGTGTTTCGATCATTGGGATGGTAGCAGCTATGCTCGTATTTAAACGTGATAGTGATAAACCAGTAGCGCAAGAAAATGCTGGAACAAGCAACTTTGAAGGAGGATTTGATGGCGATGAGTAATCAAAAACTAACGAAACAAGAATTGAATGCAATCAGCTGGCGCTACATTTTAGGAAGTCAATTAAACTGGAACTATGAACGAATGATGAGTTCTGGCTATTTATATGGTATTTTACCGGTATTGAAAAAATTCTACGGACATGATGAACAACAATTCCAAGATATGATGCGTACGCACAATCAATTTTTTAATACTAATGCTATTTTCGGAAACTTGATCATGGGGATCGATGTTGCGATTGAAGAACAAGATGGCTACAAAGCAAAAGACACGATCGTAGCGTTAAAAACAGCGTTGATGGGTTCCTTAGCGGGTGTTGGTGACTCATTGTTCCACGTGATTTGGGGAACGATTTTTGGTTCAGTTGCTGGAACCTTGGCACAAAATGGTTCGGTTGTGGGGTGTGTGATCTGGATCATTGCCAATATTGCGTTATTGTTTGGACGAGCTGCATTATTGCCGCTTGGCTATAAACAAGGTGTCAAACTCGTAACGACTTTAAAAGATAAATTATCAGCATTTACGAATGCGGCAACCGTTTTAGGAATCACCGTGATCGGTGCATTGATTCCTTCGGTGATCAAAGCGACAGTACCGTTTGTTTATAAAAAAGATGGTGTTGAATTAGTTATTCAAGATACTTTGGATGCTATTTTGCCATCGTTAGTCCCAATCCTTTTAGTTCTTTTGACTTACTGGATGTTAGGGCAGAAAAATTTAAACTCAACTCGTGTGATCTGGATCATTTTGATTCTTTCGATCGCATTAAGTGCTTTTGGAATTCTAGGATAATAAAATGCAGGAATAGGTGATTAAATGAAACGAGTCGATATTTTATCTCGTTTAGAGAAAACAGGTGTGGTTGCTGTTGTCCGTGGTGCTACTAAAGAAGAAGCGTTAAAAGCTAGTCACGCTATTATTGAAGGTGGTATGACTGGAATCGAATTGACCTTCACTGTGCCGCAAGCTGCTGAAGTGATCAAAGAATTAGTAGCAGTTTATAATGATCGATTGGATGTTGTGATCGGCGCTGGTACTGTATTAGATGCCTTAACCGCTCGATTGGCGATCATGGCTGGTGCTGAGTATGTGGTTAGTCCAAGTTTTGATATAAAGACAGCTGAGCTTTGTAATTTATATCAAATTCCTTATTTACCGGGTTGTATGACGATCACAGAAGTTCAAGAGGCATTGAAAAGTGGCGCAGATATCGTGAAGCTGTTTCCAGGAAGTGTTTATGGACCAAGTATTATTTCCGCCTTTATGGCGCCAATGCCTCAAGCGAGCATCATGCCGACAGGTGGTGTCAATTTAGCAAACATGGCAGATTGGTTTAAGGCTGGCGCAGTCACAGTAGGTGTTGGTGGTGATTTATTAGCGCCCGCTGCAGCTGGTGACTTCCAAACAGTTACCGAAACTGCCCGTCAGTATGTAGCAAAACTAAAAGAAATTAAGGGATGAGCAGATGGGAAAAGTCGTTACTTTAGGTGAAATCATGTTGCGTTTATCAACGCAGTCGGGAAATCGTTTAGTTCAAAGTAACTCTTTGCAGGCTCATTATGGTGGTGGTGAAGCCAACGTAGCTATTTCTTTGGCAAATTACGGACATGAGGTTATTTTTGCGAGTAAAGTACCCGATACAGCTTTAGGTGAAGCAGTGTTCAAACATTTGCATGGGTATCAAGTCGACACTCACTATCTGCTTACAGGGAGTCAACGTTTAGGCACGTATTATCTGGAAACAGGGATTGGCGGACGTGCTGCGGCTGTTATTTATGATCGAGCTGAATCTGGTTTTGCTGCGATGAACGTGCTTGAATGGGATTTAGCTACTTTATTTGATGATGTGGATATTTTTCATATTTCAGGTATTACACCAGCTTTATCAAAAAAATGGCAGACAATGACCTTAGAGCTAATGAAACAAGCCAAAAAATCAGGCTGTAAAGTTAGTTTCGATAGTAATTACCGTAGTAAATTGTGGAGTCAAAAAGAAGCTGGACAAGTGATCCGACAGCTTTTACCATATGTCGACTATTGCTCAGCTGGGAAATTAGATGCAGTCAATCTTTTGGGGATTACCAATGAACCAGCTGAACAAGAACATGAATTAGCCTTTTATTACAAAGAAATGCACCGACTATTTCCAAATATTCAATTATTTTATTCAACAAAACGCAAAATCTATTCTGCTAGTGCTAATCAATTAATCGGTACACTTTGGCAGGATAATCACTATTATGAATCAGATATCCATGAAATCGATCCAATTATAGACCGAGTTGGTGCAGGCGATGCATTTGCTGGTGGAATTTTACATGGTGTATTAGAACAAATGACGCCGCAAGCAACAGTCGATTTTGCTACAGCAGCAGCGGTATTAAAGCATACCGTACATGGTGATTGTAATCAGTTTAACAAAGAAGAAGTCGCTGATTTTTTAAGAAGTGGCTCAGGAAAAATAATTCGATAAGGGAGTATGAATCATGCAAAATATGGACAATAGATATACGCATAGTCCGGAAGATATCCGTCACTATTCAACAGAAGAATTACGTAGAGAATTTTTAGTAGAAAAAATATTTGCACCGGGTGAAATCAGTTTGACATATACACACAATGATCGAATGATCTTTGGTGGGGTAACACCAACAACAGAGTCATTAGAAATTGTGTTAACGAAAGAATTAGGTGTTGACTACTTCTTAGAACGTCGAGAATTAGGGGTAATCAATATCGGTGGTTCGGGCTCGATCACAATTGATGGTCAAACAGAATCAATGAAAAAACAAGATGGTTATTATATCGGAAAAGAAACCAAACAAGTGATTTTTCAATCAGATGATCCCAAAAATCCAGCTAAGTTTTATGTGAATAGCGTTCCAGCACATCATAAATACCCGAATGTAAAAATCAGTATCGATCAAATCAAACCGATGGAAACAGGAGAAGCGTTAACCTTAAACAAACGTAAAATCTATCAATACATTCACCCAAATGTTTGTGAAAGCTGCCAACTTCAAATGGGCTACACAGTCTTGGAACCAGGTAGCTCGTGGAATACAATGCCTTGTCATACACACGTCCGTCGGATGGAAGCTTACCTTTATTTTGACTACGCTAGCGAAGATACACGTGTCTTCCATATGATGGGCAAACCAGATGAAACCAAGCATTTAGTTGTGGCCAATGAACAAGCGATCATTTCACCAAGTTGGTCGATTCACTCAGGTGTAGGAACAGGCGATTATACGTTTATCTGGTCAATGTGCGGCGAAAATATCACGTATACAGACATGGATATGGTGCCGATGGATCAACTAAAATAGAAAAGAGGAATAAAAATGGAATTTAATATGGACATGTTCCGTTTAGATGGGAAAGTAGCGTTAGTAACAGGGGCTGTACATGGTATTGGCTTTGAAATCGCTAAGTCATTAGCTGCGGCTGGCGCTATGATCGTTTTTAATAATTTGTCTCAAGACTCTGTAGATAAAGGACTGGCTCTTTACCAAGAAGCGGGGATCAAAGCTCGAGGTTATGCTTGTGATGTAACAGATGAAGAGGCCGTTCAAGCGACAGTTAAACAAATCAAAGATGAGGTTGGTTCAATCGATATTTTGGTGAACAATGCGGGAATCATCAAACGAATTCCCA
The DNA window shown above is from Enterococcus sp. 12C11_DIV0727 and carries:
- a CDS encoding PTS system mannose/fructose/sorbose family transporter subunit IID, producing the protein MSNQKLTKQELNAISWRYILGSQLNWNYERMMSSGYLYGILPVLKKFYGHDEQQFQDMMRTHNQFFNTNAIFGNLIMGIDVAIEEQDGYKAKDTIVALKTALMGSLAGVGDSLFHVIWGTIFGSVAGTLAQNGSVVGCVIWIIANIALLFGRAALLPLGYKQGVKLVTTLKDKLSAFTNAATVLGITVIGALIPSVIKATVPFVYKKDGVELVIQDTLDAILPSLVPILLVLLTYWMLGQKNLNSTRVIWIILILSIALSAFGILG
- a CDS encoding PTS mannose/fructose/sorbose transporter subunit IIAB, giving the protein MAEGVKGSLEMIVGQQEHIHTVSLRPDGDNIQFENELNSKMKALNGSTLIIADLLGGTPCNVAVKNYLNVADVEIIAGMTLSIVIEAVVNQQASIKELVCLAKENIVDVKAGMNKAEKDISEASLETELSNYSEYAGYANIVNTRIDERLIHGQVAGIWSTSLDTQRIIVANDEAASDPLQKTSLRMAAPTSMRLSVLPVAEAAGNICAGKYGKQRLFLLFKNPADVLRFIEAGGPIETVNVGNMSYKEGAREITKSIQVLENEESIFESIASKGVNVTAQLVPNDPAIDFMKKMKSKN
- a CDS encoding PTS mannose/fructose/sorbose/N-acetylgalactosamine transporter subunit IIC, with protein sequence MHLAAYQIILITVYAFIAINDSLISNTLTQPAIAGMISGMIMGDLKTGLMVGGTLQLMRLGIAAFGGASVPDYFTGAVLGTAFAVISGKGAEYGIGLAVPVSLLMLQLDVVARFCNVFLLHRVDKAIDNMQVKRIPRLVLSGSFLWGLSRAIPILLMLLVGDAAVTTITENMPEWLMTGLKTAGGVLPVVGVGILLRYLPTKQYIPYLLLGFFLAAYLQVPMLGVSIIGMVAAMLVFKRDSDKPVAQENAGTSNFEGGFDGDE
- the kduI gene encoding 5-dehydro-4-deoxy-D-glucuronate isomerase; its protein translation is MQNMDNRYTHSPEDIRHYSTEELRREFLVEKIFAPGEISLTYTHNDRMIFGGVTPTTESLEIVLTKELGVDYFLERRELGVINIGGSGSITIDGQTESMKKQDGYYIGKETKQVIFQSDDPKNPAKFYVNSVPAHHKYPNVKISIDQIKPMETGEALTLNKRKIYQYIHPNVCESCQLQMGYTVLEPGSSWNTMPCHTHVRRMEAYLYFDYASEDTRVFHMMGKPDETKHLVVANEQAIISPSWSIHSGVGTGDYTFIWSMCGENITYTDMDMVPMDQLK
- a CDS encoding bifunctional 4-hydroxy-2-oxoglutarate aldolase/2-dehydro-3-deoxy-phosphogluconate aldolase, which translates into the protein MKRVDILSRLEKTGVVAVVRGATKEEALKASHAIIEGGMTGIELTFTVPQAAEVIKELVAVYNDRLDVVIGAGTVLDALTARLAIMAGAEYVVSPSFDIKTAELCNLYQIPYLPGCMTITEVQEALKSGADIVKLFPGSVYGPSIISAFMAPMPQASIMPTGGVNLANMADWFKAGAVTVGVGGDLLAPAAAGDFQTVTETARQYVAKLKEIKG
- a CDS encoding sugar kinase, with the protein product MGKVVTLGEIMLRLSTQSGNRLVQSNSLQAHYGGGEANVAISLANYGHEVIFASKVPDTALGEAVFKHLHGYQVDTHYLLTGSQRLGTYYLETGIGGRAAAVIYDRAESGFAAMNVLEWDLATLFDDVDIFHISGITPALSKKWQTMTLELMKQAKKSGCKVSFDSNYRSKLWSQKEAGQVIRQLLPYVDYCSAGKLDAVNLLGITNEPAEQEHELAFYYKEMHRLFPNIQLFYSTKRKIYSASANQLIGTLWQDNHYYESDIHEIDPIIDRVGAGDAFAGGILHGVLEQMTPQATVDFATAAAVLKHTVHGDCNQFNKEEVADFLRSGSGKIIR